Proteins co-encoded in one Nonlabens agnitus genomic window:
- a CDS encoding RluA family pseudouridine synthase — translation MNKLDPQRILFEDNHLIAVNKNSGDLVQGDKTGDVILPDIIKDYIAVKYDKPGAVYLGVTHRLDRPTSGAVIFARTSKALTRMNKLFADHDTKKIYWAVVEGHVSQERQSLTHYLLRNPKQNKSYAHDHEVPNSKKATLHYKLLHRLDNYSLLEVTLETGRHHQIRSQLSKIGHVIKGDLKYGARRSNKDGSIHLHARFLSFIHPVRKEPVHITAPVPSHDPIWKAIEKNL, via the coding sequence TTGAATAAATTAGACCCACAACGTATACTATTTGAGGACAATCATTTGATTGCCGTCAACAAAAACTCTGGCGATCTGGTCCAAGGCGATAAAACCGGTGACGTGATCCTGCCCGATATTATCAAAGATTACATTGCGGTCAAATACGACAAACCTGGAGCCGTCTATTTAGGCGTTACTCATCGACTGGATAGGCCTACGTCTGGAGCCGTTATTTTTGCAAGAACGTCAAAGGCTCTTACCAGAATGAATAAGCTCTTTGCCGACCACGACACCAAAAAAATCTATTGGGCCGTAGTTGAAGGTCATGTAAGTCAAGAACGTCAGTCTTTGACGCATTATTTGCTGCGCAATCCCAAGCAAAATAAGAGCTATGCTCATGATCACGAGGTCCCTAATTCAAAAAAAGCTACTCTTCATTACAAATTACTGCACAGGCTGGACAACTATAGTTTATTAGAAGTGACCCTAGAAACGGGTAGGCATCATCAAATCAGGTCGCAGCTTAGTAAAATAGGCCATGTCATTAAAGGAGATTTAAAGTATGGTGCCAGACGCAGTAACAAAGATGGAAGCATCCATTTACACGCAAGATTCTTATCTTTCATACATCCAGTAAGAAAGGAACCGGTCCACATCACAGCACCGGTTCCTTCACACGATCCCATCTGGAAAGCTATAGAAAAGAATTTATGA
- a CDS encoding aldehyde dehydrogenase, with protein sequence MTPAQVHQQQSDLFRTRKTFDVSYRIQALKKLKSVLEKNENEVYKALKQDLGKSEFEAFVTEFQVVMGELDTYIKKTRTWSRPKKVSAALLNFPSKARRYPEPYGNTLIISPWNYPFQLALAPLIGAIAAGNTVVLKPSEFSSATSDLLKRICEESFESGHVNVVLGDGEIAQELTSLSWDYIFFTGSPGVGKKIYQAAAKHLTPVTLELGGKNPAVVHDSANLEVCAKRIAWAKFLNTGQTCIAPDYLLVHHTVKAKFVEQLKAAIVEFFGENPQESTDYPRIIRDAHFDALKEMIDDGTILYGGDNDKSELYIAPTLLDEPARKSKVMKDEIFGPILPIISYKDKSDLERWITSYDKPLGAYVYAGDSDFTDWFIERFSFGGGAVNDSMVQFLNERLPFGGVGTSGIGSYHGKKTFETFSHYKSVVHRGTWLDISLKYPPYNKSISLVKKFLKWI encoded by the coding sequence ATGACGCCAGCCCAAGTACATCAACAACAATCTGATTTATTTAGAACCCGTAAAACCTTTGATGTCTCGTATCGTATCCAGGCTTTAAAAAAGCTCAAATCTGTTCTTGAGAAGAATGAAAACGAGGTTTATAAAGCCTTAAAACAGGATTTGGGCAAGAGCGAATTTGAAGCTTTTGTAACAGAGTTTCAGGTAGTGATGGGCGAATTGGATACTTATATCAAAAAGACCAGAACGTGGTCTCGACCCAAAAAAGTGAGCGCAGCCCTACTCAACTTCCCATCTAAGGCGAGACGCTATCCAGAACCCTATGGCAATACATTGATCATCTCACCATGGAATTATCCTTTCCAGCTGGCACTTGCACCTTTAATAGGTGCAATTGCGGCAGGAAACACAGTGGTTTTGAAACCTAGCGAATTTTCCAGCGCAACCAGTGATTTGCTTAAACGAATATGTGAAGAAAGCTTTGAATCTGGACATGTGAATGTGGTTTTAGGCGATGGCGAGATCGCACAAGAACTCACCTCGCTATCTTGGGATTATATCTTTTTTACAGGAAGTCCTGGCGTAGGCAAAAAGATTTATCAGGCTGCTGCAAAGCATTTAACTCCAGTAACACTGGAACTAGGCGGTAAAAATCCTGCCGTTGTTCATGATAGTGCCAATCTTGAAGTGTGTGCCAAAAGAATTGCCTGGGCAAAGTTTCTCAATACCGGTCAAACCTGCATCGCTCCTGACTATCTGCTCGTTCACCATACCGTTAAAGCGAAGTTTGTGGAACAACTCAAGGCAGCGATTGTGGAGTTCTTTGGTGAGAATCCGCAAGAGAGCACAGATTACCCGCGTATCATAAGAGACGCTCATTTTGATGCACTTAAAGAAATGATCGATGATGGGACCATACTCTATGGCGGCGATAATGATAAGTCTGAATTGTACATCGCACCTACACTACTGGACGAGCCAGCACGCAAAAGCAAAGTGATGAAAGATGAAATCTTCGGCCCTATTTTGCCCATCATAAGTTACAAGGACAAGAGTGACCTAGAGCGATGGATCACGAGTTATGACAAGCCGTTAGGCGCTTACGTTTATGCGGGCGATAGTGATTTTACAGATTGGTTTATAGAACGTTTTTCATTTGGTGGTGGCGCCGTGAACGACAGTATGGTTCAGTTTTTGAACGAAAGATTACCCTTTGGTGGTGTTGGCACCAGCGGCATAGGCAGTTATCATGGAAAGAAAACTTTTGAAACCTTCAGCCATTATAAAAGCGTGGTGCATCGCGGCACTTGGTTGGATATTTCGTTGAAGTATCCACCATATAATAAGAGCATCTCGCTGGTCAAGAAATTCCTTAAGTGGATTTAG
- a CDS encoding hypervirulence associated TUDOR domain-containing protein, which translates to MIKEGTKVKWEWGNGTAEGTVESTFTKKVTRTIEGNEVTRDGEEGNKALYIKQEDGSAVLKLESEVERAD; encoded by the coding sequence ATGATTAAGGAAGGAACTAAAGTAAAATGGGAATGGGGTAACGGTACTGCAGAAGGTACGGTGGAATCTACATTTACCAAAAAAGTGACTAGAACCATTGAGGGAAATGAAGTGACTAGAGACGGTGAGGAAGGAAATAAGGCCCTTTATATCAAACAAGAAGACGGTAGCGCCGTTCTTAAACTAGAAAGTGAAGTAGAACGCGCCGATTAA
- a CDS encoding L-threonylcarbamoyladenylate synthase has protein sequence MAELIKLYEEKTDQKQLKRIAKAMREGALVIYPTDTVYGLGCDITNKAAIEKIAQLKGVKSEKANFSFICEDLSNLSEYTSQIDSGTFKILKRNLPGPYTFVLPGNNNLPGIFKKKKTVGIRVPDNNIAIGLVRALGNPIISTSIKDEDEVLEYTTDPSLIHEKWDKLVDFVIDGGAGGNVGSTVIDLTTSEPTLIREGKGSTEL, from the coding sequence ATGGCAGAGCTAATCAAACTTTACGAAGAGAAAACCGACCAAAAACAATTGAAACGTATTGCTAAGGCAATGCGTGAAGGTGCACTGGTCATTTATCCAACAGACACAGTATATGGTCTAGGCTGTGATATTACCAATAAGGCTGCGATTGAAAAAATCGCACAGCTTAAAGGCGTGAAATCTGAGAAGGCCAACTTTTCCTTTATTTGTGAGGATTTGAGCAACTTGAGTGAATACACCAGTCAAATCGATTCTGGCACATTTAAAATATTAAAACGTAACCTTCCTGGTCCCTATACTTTTGTTTTGCCAGGAAATAACAATTTGCCCGGAATCTTTAAAAAGAAGAAAACAGTAGGTATACGCGTACCAGATAACAACATTGCTATAGGGCTTGTAAGAGCATTGGGCAATCCAATTATATCGACTTCCATCAAAGATGAGGATGAAGTCCTTGAATACACCACAGACCCTAGTTTGATCCATGAGAAATGGGACAAATTAGTCGATTTTGTCATCGATGGTGGCGCTGGTGGTAATGTGGGTTCTACTGTTATTGATTTAACCACATCAGAACCTACTTTGATAAGAGAAGGAAAAGGAAGTACGGAGTTGTAG
- a CDS encoding alpha/beta fold hydrolase: protein MPYLEKTTGTSEANVSIYYEDYGSGDPIILSHGWPLSGNMWEYQVPVLIEAGYRVITYDRRGFGKSSRPYQNYNYSTMSQDVHDIITKLSLNNVTLVGFSMGGGELGKFVEKYGTSNLKKLVFISSIAPFMLKTDDNPDGVPEKVFEGMKENVKNDRAGFLKEFGKNFVNYDDNKDKVSEGQMDYNFNIAVSASPKGTLDCIDAFGKTDLRDALKSIDIPTLFIHGDADEIVPSKPTSEQGHKLVKDSRLEIIEGAPHGLYLTHQEQLHKILLDFLK from the coding sequence ATGCCATACCTAGAAAAAACAACCGGAACATCAGAAGCTAACGTATCCATCTATTATGAAGACTATGGGTCAGGTGATCCCATTATATTGAGCCACGGCTGGCCATTGAGCGGCAATATGTGGGAATATCAAGTACCTGTATTGATTGAAGCTGGTTATAGAGTCATTACTTACGATCGCCGTGGTTTTGGAAAATCTTCCAGACCTTATCAAAATTATAATTATAGCACCATGTCACAGGACGTGCATGACATCATCACCAAATTGAGCCTCAATAATGTAACGCTCGTAGGGTTTTCTATGGGCGGTGGCGAACTGGGAAAATTTGTTGAAAAATATGGAACCAGCAATTTGAAGAAATTAGTATTTATAAGCTCTATCGCTCCATTTATGCTCAAAACAGATGATAATCCAGATGGAGTGCCCGAAAAAGTATTTGAGGGCATGAAAGAAAACGTCAAGAATGATCGAGCAGGTTTCTTGAAAGAGTTTGGAAAGAACTTTGTAAACTACGATGACAATAAAGACAAAGTTTCTGAAGGTCAAATGGATTATAACTTTAATATTGCCGTTTCCGCTTCTCCTAAAGGTACATTAGACTGTATTGACGCTTTTGGTAAAACAGACTTAAGAGATGCTTTAAAATCAATTGACATTCCTACCCTATTCATTCACGGTGATGCCGATGAGATTGTACCCTCAAAACCTACATCAGAACAAGGACATAAATTGGTTAAAGATTCCAGATTGGAAATCATAGAAGGAGCACCGCACGGTTTGTACTTGACTCATCAGGAGCAATTGCATAAAATTTTATTGGATTTTCTCAAATAG
- a CDS encoding carbonic anhydrase produces the protein MKNLDQIFENNKQWIQSKLDEDAQYFDKLASGQSPEILYIGCSDSRATAEEIMGMGPGEIFVHRNIANMASNLDLTAMGVINYAVTHLKVDHVIVCGHYGCGGVKAAMQSQDLGILNPYLRNIRDVYRTHKDELNAIEDEEARYKRLVELNVQEQCINVLKTSDVQIAVKNRNITVHGWVFDLESGKLIDLKIDFKSILKDIMEIYHLD, from the coding sequence ATGAAAAACCTAGATCAAATTTTCGAAAATAATAAGCAATGGATCCAATCAAAGCTAGATGAAGATGCACAGTACTTTGATAAATTGGCTTCTGGTCAAAGTCCAGAAATCCTTTACATAGGATGTTCTGACAGTAGAGCCACCGCTGAAGAGATCATGGGAATGGGACCTGGCGAAATATTTGTTCACAGAAACATCGCCAATATGGCTTCAAATCTAGATCTTACTGCCATGGGCGTGATCAATTATGCGGTGACCCATCTTAAGGTAGACCATGTAATTGTTTGTGGACACTATGGTTGTGGTGGTGTAAAAGCAGCCATGCAATCGCAGGATTTAGGAATATTGAATCCTTATTTGCGCAACATACGTGATGTATACCGTACTCATAAAGATGAGCTTAACGCCATAGAAGATGAAGAAGCTAGGTACAAAAGACTAGTGGAATTAAACGTTCAAGAGCAGTGTATTAATGTTCTTAAGACCAGTGATGTACAGATCGCAGTAAAGAATCGTAACATCACGGTTCACGGTTGGGTTTTTGATCTTGAATCTGGCAAGTTGATTGACTTAAAAATCGACTTCAAGTCTATCTTGAAAGACATTATGGAGATCTATCATTTAGACTAA
- a CDS encoding pseudouridine synthase produces MEHRHFLIYKPFKMVSQFISNDRHQKKKRFLGELYDFPNGCMAVGRLDETSEGLLIITTDGQLSNNINRSKTFTKQYYAQVDGVITEKASKMLASGVEITSNAKPYVTDTCDVKKLETVPNLPETKQKIRDERHGPTSWISLTLNEGKFRQVRKMTSAVGFPTLRLVRVRIGIYEIGTMKSGEVMELDDNTLRDAIS; encoded by the coding sequence ATGGAGCACCGACATTTTTTGATCTACAAACCATTTAAAATGGTCAGCCAGTTTATTTCCAATGATCGCCATCAAAAAAAGAAAAGGTTTCTAGGAGAACTTTATGATTTCCCGAATGGCTGTATGGCTGTTGGAAGATTGGATGAAACCAGTGAAGGCTTATTAATTATAACCACTGATGGACAGCTGAGTAATAACATCAACAGATCCAAGACCTTTACTAAACAATATTACGCTCAAGTAGATGGAGTAATCACAGAGAAAGCTTCAAAAATGCTCGCCAGTGGTGTAGAGATCACATCAAATGCCAAACCCTATGTAACTGATACTTGTGATGTGAAAAAACTTGAAACTGTTCCTAACCTGCCAGAAACAAAGCAAAAAATAAGAGATGAAAGGCACGGCCCTACAAGTTGGATTTCGCTCACCTTAAACGAAGGAAAATTTAGGCAAGTGCGTAAAATGACGAGCGCCGTAGGTTTTCCCACACTACGCCTTGTAAGAGTAAGAATAGGGATTTACGAAATAGGTACAATGAAAAGTGGTGAAGTGATGGAACTTGATGACAATACGTTAAGAGATGCTATTTCTTGA
- the murA gene encoding UDP-N-acetylglucosamine 1-carboxyvinyltransferase produces MGTFIIEGGHALKGDIQPQGAKNEALQILCAVLLTANPVTINNVPDIIDVNKLIDLLSHLGVKVTKNSSSSYTFQADNVDLDFLQSEEYKILGRGLRGSIMLVGPLLARFGKGFIPRPGGDKIGRRRLDTHFEGFIKLGAKFRYNREEYFYGVEADQLQGTHMLLDEASVTGTANIVMAAVMAKGITTIYNAACEPYLQQLCKMLVRMGAKISGIGSNLLTIEGVDKLGGTEHRILPDMIEIGSWIGLAAMTKSEVTIKNVAYDELGLIPSTFRKLGITIERRGDDIYIPAHTDGYEIQNYIDGSILTISDAPWPGFTPDLLSIVLVVATQARGSVLIHQKMFESRLFFVDKLIDMGAKIILCDPHRASVIGHDFQSSLKATTMTSPDIRAGISLLIAALSAKGTSTIHNIEQIDRGYQNIDARLKRIGAHIQRVN; encoded by the coding sequence ATGGGAACATTCATTATAGAAGGCGGTCACGCGCTTAAAGGAGATATTCAACCACAAGGAGCTAAAAATGAAGCGCTACAAATTTTATGTGCGGTTCTATTAACAGCAAATCCTGTCACCATCAACAATGTTCCTGATATCATTGATGTCAATAAATTGATTGACTTGTTAAGTCATTTAGGCGTTAAAGTCACAAAAAACTCCAGTTCATCCTACACTTTTCAAGCAGACAATGTAGATCTGGATTTCCTGCAATCTGAAGAATACAAAATATTGGGTCGTGGATTACGCGGTTCCATCATGCTGGTTGGTCCTTTATTGGCACGTTTTGGTAAAGGCTTTATTCCTAGACCTGGTGGCGATAAAATAGGTCGCCGCCGATTGGACACTCATTTTGAAGGTTTCATCAAATTAGGAGCAAAGTTCAGGTACAACCGTGAAGAGTATTTTTATGGAGTAGAGGCAGATCAGCTTCAAGGTACACACATGCTGCTTGATGAGGCATCAGTTACAGGGACCGCAAATATTGTGATGGCTGCCGTCATGGCAAAGGGAATTACCACTATCTACAACGCTGCTTGTGAACCTTATCTACAGCAATTGTGTAAAATGTTGGTGCGTATGGGCGCAAAAATATCTGGTATAGGTTCCAACTTATTGACCATTGAAGGAGTTGACAAATTAGGTGGTACAGAACACCGCATTTTACCAGATATGATCGAGATAGGTAGCTGGATAGGACTAGCTGCTATGACTAAAAGTGAAGTGACGATCAAGAACGTCGCATATGACGAGCTGGGTTTGATCCCATCTACCTTTCGCAAATTGGGTATAACCATAGAGCGTCGTGGCGATGATATCTATATTCCTGCACACACAGATGGTTATGAGATCCAGAACTACATTGATGGTTCTATATTGACCATAAGCGATGCACCATGGCCTGGATTTACACCAGATCTTTTGAGCATTGTGCTAGTTGTTGCCACACAGGCTCGTGGTAGCGTTTTGATACATCAAAAAATGTTTGAAAGCCGCCTGTTCTTTGTAGATAAACTCATAGACATGGGTGCCAAAATCATACTTTGTGACCCGCATCGTGCGAGTGTGATAGGCCACGATTTCCAGTCCAGTTTAAAGGCTACGACCATGACGTCTCCAGACATACGCGCAGGTATCTCTCTACTCATTGCAGCATTGAGTGCAAAGGGGACCAGCACGATTCACAACATAGAGCAGATCGATCGTGGTTATCAAAATATTGATGCCAGGCTCAAGCGCATAGGAGCTCATATCCAGCGAGTGAACTAG
- a CDS encoding DUF4290 domain-containing protein, with amino-acid sequence MISSLEYNTERNQLNIPEYGRHIQKLVEHCKTLETKEERNRMANAIIGVMGNLNPHLRDVADFQHKLWDQFFIIANFDLDVDSPYPLPKREDLEAHPPRMPYPQKKPRYRFYGNNIQSMIDVASSWEKGEKREALTFIIANHMKKSFLNWNKDSVDDAVIFKHLFELSDGKINLAAKDEDLLESKDLIYRNTNTKRHNNNNNNNRNRSKKGGRSNNNNRRRRN; translated from the coding sequence TTGATATCATCATTAGAGTACAACACAGAGCGTAACCAGCTCAACATACCTGAATACGGTCGTCACATACAAAAACTAGTCGAGCACTGCAAAACCTTGGAAACTAAGGAAGAGCGCAATCGCATGGCTAACGCGATCATAGGTGTCATGGGAAATTTGAATCCGCATTTGAGAGATGTGGCAGATTTCCAGCACAAGCTATGGGATCAGTTTTTTATCATAGCAAACTTTGATCTGGACGTAGATTCACCATATCCTTTGCCTAAAAGGGAAGATCTTGAGGCGCATCCACCTAGAATGCCTTATCCACAAAAGAAGCCAAGATATCGTTTCTATGGAAACAACATCCAGAGCATGATCGATGTGGCAAGCTCATGGGAAAAAGGAGAAAAGCGCGAGGCGCTTACGTTTATCATTGCTAATCACATGAAGAAGTCCTTTCTTAATTGGAATAAGGATTCAGTAGATGATGCCGTGATTTTTAAACACCTGTTTGAATTAAGTGACGGAAAAATCAATCTTGCGGCCAAGGATGAAGATCTTTTGGAATCCAAGGATTTGATCTACCGTAATACCAACACAAAACGTCACAATAATAATAACAACAACAATCGAAACCGCTCCAAAAAAGGCGGACGCAGCAATAATAACAATAGACGTAGACGTAACTAA
- a CDS encoding DUF493 family protein, with the protein MNDPKSEEFYEKLRLQLADTSLWPSKYLYKFIVPSQQSKIVEIEQIFDNMGAVINTKESSKGKYTSLSILVKMKNPEHVIQKYKEVATVDGVISL; encoded by the coding sequence ATGAACGACCCAAAGTCAGAAGAATTCTACGAAAAACTCAGATTACAACTAGCAGATACAAGCTTATGGCCTTCTAAATATCTCTATAAGTTCATCGTACCATCGCAGCAATCCAAAATTGTTGAGATTGAACAAATCTTTGACAACATGGGCGCCGTCATCAATACGAAAGAATCCAGTAAAGGCAAATACACGAGCTTGTCTATTTTAGTCAAAATGAAGAACCCAGAGCACGTGATCCAGAAGTATAAGGAAGTGGCGACAGTAGATGGAGTGATTTCCCTATAA
- a CDS encoding AAA family ATPase: MEKIKRILLIGGPGSGKTTLIHAIEQAGYTVHHEISRMVTQRAQEQGIDQLFLEDPMAFSNELLKGRIEQFESASSGINFYDRGIPDVPAYHKFTDDPIPESYQDASEKYQYDAVFYLPPWKEIYQSDNERYESYDQAVTIGSILAHYYQDLKYEIIEVPKTSVEKRLEFILKHVSID; the protein is encoded by the coding sequence ATGGAAAAGATAAAAAGAATCTTGTTGATAGGTGGTCCAGGTTCTGGAAAAACCACGTTAATCCATGCGATTGAACAAGCTGGTTATACAGTACACCACGAGATCTCTAGAATGGTAACGCAACGAGCACAGGAACAAGGAATTGATCAGCTGTTTCTGGAAGATCCTATGGCGTTTAGTAATGAATTACTTAAAGGTCGCATTGAACAATTTGAAAGCGCTTCCAGCGGTATCAACTTTTATGATCGCGGCATTCCAGATGTACCGGCTTATCATAAATTCACCGACGATCCTATTCCAGAGTCTTATCAAGATGCCTCTGAGAAATATCAATATGATGCAGTGTTCTACCTGCCACCATGGAAAGAGATCTATCAAAGCGATAATGAACGCTATGAAAGTTATGATCAAGCAGTAACCATAGGTTCCATTCTAGCCCATTATTATCAAGACCTTAAATATGAAATTATTGAGGTGCCTAAGACCAGTGTTGAAAAACGATTGGAATTCATTCTAAAACATGTTAGCATTGATTGA
- a CDS encoding RecQ family ATP-dependent DNA helicase, with the protein MLALIEKSKQILQDVFGHPDFLPLQEKVISNVLKGNNSLVLLPTGGGKSLCYQVPAIQLDGICIVISPLVALIKDQVAQLKKRGVKAIGITGSVRIKDLDDMLDNAIHAIDSDGKNVYKFLYLSPERLQHPLVQQRIKMMNVNLFAVDEAHCISEWGHDFRPAYRQISTVTALKPEVPIIALTATATAQVQEDILNNLEIPNTQVFKNSFKRDNITYRILDTPNKRVAIASFYKKYNGSSITYVRSRKNCLEYAAYLEQQNVTSQYYHGGLDARSRDASMKEWMLGQKQVMVATNAFGMGIDKPDVRTIVHLQLPDSIESYYQETGRAGRDGQPSIAQFIYNINDLNHAHNQFIKGLPSVALVKQVYRALCNHLQIPINEGMETQHQFSFSEFCKNHDFNAISCFNALQVLDRYDVLKMHQHGERRSSIRFRESANTIINHTRNNQLAGSVMQAILRTYSGSQQQEIHINLGLIAMRSNTTEKEVVQVLEKMAQLEAIDAQLAQADTQVFFLVPRENDRTINRFAGLLKKQNEIKKKKLDAMMQLVQERDLCLQNFILEYFDEPSGAPCGSCSNCRPGRSSKTTFNELDLLEFLKEPMNFEEIRNKAAIPTDQLTYHIKHLLEQKKIKITPDNKYHINE; encoded by the coding sequence ATGTTAGCATTGATTGAAAAGTCAAAGCAAATATTACAAGACGTTTTTGGTCATCCTGATTTTTTACCGCTACAGGAAAAAGTTATTTCCAATGTTTTAAAGGGAAACAACAGTCTCGTCTTACTACCTACCGGTGGTGGCAAGTCTCTTTGCTATCAAGTGCCAGCCATCCAGTTGGACGGTATATGCATCGTAATCTCACCTCTGGTTGCTTTAATTAAAGATCAAGTCGCTCAACTCAAAAAACGCGGAGTGAAGGCCATAGGCATAACCGGATCGGTGCGCATCAAAGACCTGGATGATATGCTGGACAATGCTATACATGCCATTGACAGCGATGGGAAAAATGTCTATAAATTCCTGTATTTGAGTCCAGAGCGACTGCAGCATCCACTGGTACAGCAGCGTATCAAAATGATGAACGTCAACCTTTTTGCTGTGGATGAAGCGCATTGCATAAGTGAATGGGGACACGATTTTAGGCCAGCATATCGACAGATCTCTACGGTCACAGCTTTAAAACCTGAGGTTCCTATCATTGCTTTAACCGCGACGGCAACCGCTCAAGTTCAAGAAGACATTCTCAACAATCTTGAAATACCAAATACCCAGGTTTTCAAAAACAGTTTCAAAAGGGATAATATTACCTACAGGATTCTCGACACGCCTAACAAAAGAGTCGCCATAGCTTCCTTTTACAAAAAATACAATGGCAGCTCCATCACCTACGTGCGCAGTAGAAAAAACTGTCTAGAATATGCTGCATATCTAGAACAGCAAAACGTTACATCCCAGTATTACCATGGTGGTCTGGATGCGCGTAGCCGAGACGCCTCCATGAAAGAATGGATGCTAGGCCAGAAACAAGTCATGGTCGCGACCAATGCCTTTGGAATGGGAATTGACAAACCAGATGTGCGCACCATTGTCCACCTGCAACTGCCAGACAGCATCGAGAGTTATTATCAGGAAACCGGTCGTGCTGGTCGCGATGGTCAACCCAGCATAGCGCAATTCATCTATAATATCAATGATCTCAATCATGCTCACAATCAATTCATAAAAGGATTGCCCAGCGTGGCTTTGGTCAAACAAGTCTATAGAGCACTGTGCAATCACCTTCAAATACCTATTAACGAAGGTATGGAGACGCAACACCAATTTTCGTTTTCAGAATTTTGCAAGAATCATGACTTCAATGCCATATCTTGTTTCAATGCCTTGCAGGTCCTGGATCGATATGATGTGTTGAAGATGCATCAACATGGAGAAAGACGGTCGAGTATTCGCTTTCGCGAAAGCGCAAACACCATCATCAACCACACAAGAAACAATCAGCTTGCTGGTAGCGTCATGCAGGCAATTTTGAGAACCTACAGCGGCAGCCAGCAACAAGAGATCCATATCAATCTGGGACTTATTGCGATGCGCAGCAACACTACCGAAAAGGAAGTGGTACAAGTCCTTGAGAAAATGGCGCAACTTGAGGCCATTGACGCCCAACTAGCCCAAGCAGATACCCAGGTATTTTTTCTGGTTCCCAGAGAAAACGATCGCACGATCAACCGTTTTGCCGGACTGCTTAAAAAGCAAAATGAGATTAAGAAAAAAAAGCTGGATGCGATGATGCAACTGGTACAGGAGCGCGACCTTTGCTTACAGAATTTCATTTTGGAGTATTTTGATGAACCATCAGGTGCGCCTTGCGGTTCCTGTTCCAATTGTCGACCTGGTAGGAGTTCAAAAACCACTTTCAATGAACTCGATCTTTTGGAATTTTTGAAAGAACCCATGAATTTTGAGGAGATCAGAAATAAGGCAGCAATACCTACCGATCAATTAACTTATCACATTAAACATTTACTGGAGCAAAAGAAGATCAAAATTACTCCGGACAATAAATACCACATCAATGAGTAA